CCCTGCAGATAAAAAATATTTAATTTTATCAGAGCTTCCCGAAAAAGACAAATTATGCCCCATAGTATAAGCCTCTCTAAAAATAGCATCTTGCCAATCTGTATCAACCAAGCCAACTTCACCTTTTAAGTATGGAAATAATATTGGTGGAATTTTTTGATACCCTTTTTTTCTCTTATCGTTTGGGTCTGATGGTGACGCATTTTTAACTTCTGATAAATATGCATTATTATGTCCATCGGCAGCAAATTCAGCAAATTCATAAGCATTCATCATTGGTAACTTTTTAGAAACACTCTGAACACCGTAATAGCCACTATAATCAATTCTCAACTTACCTCCTTTTCCAGATTTTGTGGTAATTAAAATGATGCCATTCGAGCCTCTTGATCCATAAATTGCCGCAGCAGAAGCATCTTTCAAAACTTCGATTGATTCAATATCATTGGAATTGATATTTCCCATTCCTCTTTGCATTGGCACCCCATCTACAACATACAGAGGATCATTTCCCGCATTAATTGTGCTTGTACCTCTTACCTTAATACTCACAGGTCCTTCTGGATCTCCACTTGGCATAGTAACTTGCACACCAGCCATTTTACCCGACAAGGCTTGTCTAAAATCTGATGTATTACTATTTACTATATCTTCAGCCTTAATAGAAGAAACAGCCGTAGACAAGTCTCCCTTTCTTTGAGTACCATACCCTACAACCACTACCTCATTAAGCTTAACAGTATCTTTTTTAGAAAAAAGCTCAGCTAATTCTCTTTGTTCTTCCGACATTTCTTTAGCCGTTTCTAAAATAATTTTCTTGATACTTTCTTTTGATGCTTTAATTTCCTTAGGTTCATGTCCCATTTCAGAAACAATAATTGTAGAAAACTCAGGAATTTCATCAATGGTAAATAATCCATCAAAATCGGCATTGATTGTCTTTTCCGCTGATATTTTTTAACTTTTTTTCACTCTTCTTATTCTTTTCAAAGACGCTAATTATTTCGCCTTTAAGTGAATAATCTAAATTATTACCTAAAATATTTTTCAAAACACGCTCTAATGGTGTCTGAGAAAACTCAGCGGTAACATTTTTAGCTTGTTTTAAAATAGCTACATCGTAGATTACCGAATAATCTGTTTGATTTTCGATATCTTTTAGCACATCTTTTATTGGAGTATCCTTGTACTTCCCGGTAATCTGTTGAGCTTCTAAGTTGCTAAAAAGCAAACACACACAACAGAGCGCTAATGCATTAAAAATTTTTTTTCTTAAACTCATATGTTGTTATTTTAGAATTTTATTTCCCATACGCCATCAACTTTCTTATATGACATAGGAACAATAAATTTCAATGACTCAAACACATCATTTAAAGATTCATCTTTCTTTAATGAAATATTCAGTCTCTTATTCGCAATGTCATGATTCTGAATGTCGACGTTTATTTTTTGGTTATATTTTTTTTCAAGTTCACTAATGAATTCCACAAGGGTGATTTGTTCATAAATCAGCCTTGTTTCTTTTTCATCATCTGCTCTTGTAACTTTAACAGCATCCTT
This Ornithobacterium rhinotracheale DNA region includes the following protein-coding sequences:
- a CDS encoding STN domain-containing protein, which produces MSLRKKIFNALALCCVCLLFSNLEAQQITGKYKDTPIKDVLKDIENQTDYSVIYDVAILKQAKNVTAEFSQTPLERVLKNILGNNLDYSLKGEIISVFEKNKKSEKKLKNISGKDNQCRF